Below is a genomic region from Medicago truncatula cultivar Jemalong A17 chromosome 3, MtrunA17r5.0-ANR, whole genome shotgun sequence.
tagttttaatgaaaatataagaataattgacaaagggtataattgataaatcatacccttaaaataccaaaacgacagttaaataggaacaaaatatTCACcctaaaacgacacttaaaaagaaacggagggagtattattattattattattattattattattagggttaatatgtttttacccccctgtaatttgagcgaGTTCCGGTTTTCCCCCTGACCCAATCCAGACGCTGACGTGGCACgccactgtgtaattattttaattttaattttttttaaaacctgacACGTGTGTAATggacgctgactgtataattaattttattttttattttttaaaagggtaCACTTGgcatttgtgatatttttttaaaaaaatgaaaaaaatcataaaaaattaaataaattctggaaaaattaataaaaatgaaaaaaattctgaatattattattattagcattggtgatattattattattattattattattattattattattattattattattattaatagcgAAAAGACAGGCACGTATGCTAACACGTGTAGattatcaacaatattttatgGAAATTTTCGTGTAAATGAAAAtcgatattttatatatttttttataaagattaaaattataaatatagcTATTTGCGACTTTCAAATGTAATAAACTCAACAAACAATAtttatcttcttcatctttcaaATAAAACATATCTATCTTCTTCAATAATATCaataatgtaacaaatataataatctttttttatcctttttaataacaccaacaatataacattatataagaaaatttgtttaaggaaCCCAATTGGGTTGCGctggtggtattggcttgggacctgagagtgtgctcctcctcgaggtctcagattcgattctctcatttgggtgggctaatttaacttttttttcaaaaaaagaaaatttgtttgaGGGTATAAttagaataacaaaaaaaacagccCAAAATCTGCTTAATTTATTCTCTTCTCCTAATTCACATGAAATAAACGGTCATACCcacattaaataattaataaaaaaaattagaaaaatagactaacaaatattatataaaaataaataaggctAAAATGTTTGGCAAAAGTTAAGAGTAACTTGAGATGAAGAGTAAAAAACTACAAtatataaagttaaaaaataggaaaaataataaagttcAAATGTGCTTCATATATGGATACTTGATTCAGACAAATGCTGGTATAGATTACAAGAGCTTTATTCTCCTCAAATTAGGATATCGAAGACCGGTAGCATAAATAATTGGAATACAAGCAAATATAGAAATAGAAATTATAGAAAATTTAAATCTCTTCTCTAGAAGCATAGACAGAGCTGCAGTAAAGGCTATCGTTGTTGCCACTAAggcaaaaagcaaaaaatacaaACCGAGCTTTAATctaaaagttaatatatttgcaaATCCTTTTTGTGTCTTGGGTCCATTAGATTTTGGTAAAAACATCAAAAGAGAACCCATTGAATAAAAGAAGGCTATTACATCTGATACAATAAACAGATCGAATTTTTTTTGTAGCAAGAATATTGGTATTCCTTTGTCCTGGTTGTTACCTCCAGGTACAGTTATTGCAGCTGCAAAGGTGATTGTCGCAATAAGAGTTGCCACTAACATACAAGCGTTTGATCTATCCTTTACCCAATTATTCCCTTCTTCAACCAATTGTTTATGTTCTTCAATGAACACTTCCCGGGCTGTTTTACCATCGCTGTTCTTAACGTCTTTATGGAGAGGGTGGTCCAATTTCTCTACTTCCTGTTAATGAAGTTAAATATAGCTTTATGTTAACAATGTTTTTGAATCAAACTTTATCTTACTTGACCAttttataaatagataaattaCTTCTTCAATTCATCAAGATAACATCTAAACTAcatatataattattgttacAATATCCAATTCATCATAATTAACATGTTcctttttagttttgatttagGATTGTGACGTCACTGTTTTGAACGGTGGTCTACTTGTGTTGTTGGAGTTGTGAAATATTCTTTATATTATACTTTTACATGATCATGTATGCAAATTTATAACTTAAATGAAcaaataatgaaatttttaccctaaaaaaaaattaatgaaatttttaaaccGTGTAAACATTTTAAAAGATGGATACTAGATTGacataaaaattaataagaaagTACTTAtgagattaaattaaacaaacctGAAACCACTGTAACTCTCTTTCAACTTGAAATGCTGCGCCTAAAGTTGATTTATTGTTAGAAGAAAACCTTGCTGCCAGGTGCGATGTAGTGTTATTTGATTCATCTATTGCTAACACTAAAAGCTTGCAAATGATTGGCATCTTGGATAGAAGTCTAATTACTTTTTCTTGTCTATTCTTGATGGCAATTTGAATCACATACCCTTCATTTGGAATGTGAGTCCAAACCAAATCAggaaaaaactgaaaacaaatcCTTAAAATTTCAACTATGCCAGATGATGTTGCGTTGAAAATAATGTCCGCACTCACAAAAGATTCGTAGAATTGATAGTCATTCATGGCTGAAGCTTGTGAGAAAACAAATTCAGTCAATCTTACAGCAGATAGATGTCTCAACTTTGCATCTCTAACTCGCTTCATGGAACTACCTGCAAATGAAAATATCTAtgttatgtataaaaaaaatgtttcaaaagaaacaaaagtttAGAGAATCCATGAGATGAGCTACCATAccaaaacaatattgaaatgcATTCCATGTTATATTTCCACAATAAGGCTGATTAGGTGATAATTCAAGTTCCACAGGAGCAACTGATATAGTTTCAGAAATGTTAAATCTCAGTAAGGAAGAAGAGTGTTACAATCAAGCAGTTTGTTCGACAAAAGAATTATGCTTAGAAAAATTACTTACGTTTGTAATCGAAATTATTGGTATATGTGTTTCCACTTGGAAAGTGTGATGGTAACTTTGACAGAACATTGAGTATAATGCTTCCGTTTGAATCAGAAATTGTTGCCAAATCAGGGTAGCGCTGCAGAAGATGCATGGTGATATCTATGCATGGAAAATTTAAAAAGGATATAAACATATgagaaatattattatatgcTTGGTATTAAAGCAACAAAATAATTCTGAAGAAATAAATAGTTACATGCATAAATGTTTGAAACTTTGGATACTTTAGCAGTTTAAACATATATCAAGCTGTTAAAAATATTGTATCATGAATATTACATATTTCTCTGTATAATATATAAGGATAAAGCTAGATGTCGCGACTGCCTCTCTCACGAGAGCACTCTTATTGgtcaatgttatataacattgataCCTTAATGGTACATAAGTGATGTCCATCGGGTGTATTTGTAGTGGGACCCCTTTTTACCTTCATCTATCCACGAATTCAATCAAACGTAGAATTTAAGGGTTGTAATGCATTCTCAAATGGTTCCTGAATTTTGTTTACGATACAAGAAGCAATGTCCATGTAATAAATACTCTATGAAAAAGTTAACTAATTCTCTCTTATAAAGGTTAACcttgaaaaacaaaagcaattgtcaacaaaattaaacaacaacaaacattcttaattctcttgtttttttcaaaaatgtcatatatttagggaagaaggtagtagtatttattatttttaaaatcccGACTTAAATCCTAAAATTCAAGATTTTACGACTTTCTTCACCTTGAACGACTCAAATCC
It encodes:
- the LOC25490704 gene encoding uncharacterized protein isoform X1 is translated as MASAYAESSPLISSDGVKAAVSEFARGFNHSYYLPLHLAILKGDWESTEAFLDNDPRALTAKVTVHGRTALHVAAVGAQWNLVEKLVEYMPANMLTELDFMGCTCLHYVAMGESVNAVKALVAKNPSVTQVTDFKGFTPLIYSLTSTRHRDMVWYLLMNTTDERPGCPFSGPSASQLVALLTASGFHDITMHLLQRYPDLATISDSNGSIILNVLSKLPSHFPSGNTYTNNFDYKLAPVELELSPNQPYCGNITWNAFQYCFGSSMKRVRDAKLRHLSAVRLTEFVFSQASAMNDYQFYESFVSADIIFNATSSGIVEILRICFQFFPDLVWTHIPNEGYVIQIAIKNRQEKVIRLLSKMPIICKLLVLAIDESNNTTSHLAARFSSNNKSTLGAAFQVERELQWFQEVEKLDHPLHKDVKNSDGKTAREVFIEEHKQLVEEGNNWVKDRSNACMLVATLIATITFAAAITVPGGNNQDKGIPIFLLQKKFDLFIVSDVIAFFYSMGSLLMFLPKSNGPKTQKGFANILTFRLKLGLYFLLFALVATTIAFTAALSMLLEKRFKFSIISISIFACIPIIYATGLRYPNLRRIKLL